One stretch of Glycine soja cultivar W05 chromosome 7, ASM419377v2, whole genome shotgun sequence DNA includes these proteins:
- the LOC114419460 gene encoding uncharacterized protein LOC114419460 isoform X1, translating into MLEKIGLPPKPSLRGNTWVVDASHCQGCSSQFTFINRKHHCRRCGGIFCGSCTQQRMVLRGQGDSPVRICEPCKKLEEAARFELRHGRRPGRGSLKSAPRDEEEVLNQILGQASGEVPSRQRSIGIASSSSNSNFDEDIQKIVSNDKPNVLGIDLESTTPDELRKQALEEKKKHKILKGEGKSDEALRAFKRGKELERQADALEIQLRKSRKKSLPSGNLSDMLNKGIPAESDRKTKSLSHVGRVKDDLTSELRELGWSDMDLHNEDKKSSNLSLEGELSSLIGEVFTKTGEQKGSKIDKSQVVALKKNALMLKREGKLAEAKEELKRAKILEKELEEQELLAEAEDSDDELSALIRGMNDDKELSNLHDHGDGFDFERLLAIPDDLHGNFEVTDEDMMDPAIAGALESLGWTEPENTSSQSQTFDKEELLSEIQSLKREALNQKRAGNAEEAMTFLKKAKLLERGLNSSGPEDYNTMSQKSTAVRKGVSSEIAGNGSDSIQLDERNTSATNNVASRVAPKSRLMIQRELLSLKKKALTLRREGKMNEAEEEMQKGAALERQLMEMDKASNVTISRTNTTDNVPHTAHMEADFSRNLPLEEGSEDDVTDQDMSDPTYLSFLRDLGWNDDNNDLSNSPSKPLKKDDDHFVPVNDASLSKHSTNILVQAPRSKAEIQRELLGLKRKALAFRREGKAEDAEEVLKMAKALEAQMAEMDAAKSKAQVEATVMKDRLFNPPVDEERDMVVSEQDMHDPTLNSMLTNLGWKDDESEPMTIKEEPVKEATVRSKHTVDLSALDSSSGIPATALRSKGEIQRELLTLKRKALALRRKGEIEEAEEILRQSKTLEAQIEDFANQNKYLSLNVSMDEQSVLSESSVFQERLGSLGVATEVDNASASSVVWSSKNSSESTFGLERINNETNIAILRKSNNLIPATSHFADGKHSLSADGSTSSENLSKKMKAEKIIGHSSSAGHSMDMVDLLASDDSNMSEIFTQKHKEYKLCSANSSQADPTIHLDTSVNFNQDRGFKNSDTTQKREVIDAIEKPNINKPNAVQDNASQHLLTLRQEILAHKRKAVTLKREGKLTEAKEELRQAKLLEKGLEDGSMQPDTASASVKNVVQKKQELSNVSAKPLSSRDRFKLQQESLGHKRQALKLRREGRIEEAEALFERAKAIETQLEELTAQDSNKSDGVDDVTVEDFLDPQLLSALKAVGLDDVSVVSKAPEREETVKSNAKVENSNQERIQLEERIKEEKVKALNLKRSGKQAEALDALRRAKLYEKKLNSLTSGS; encoded by the exons ATGTTGGAGAAGATCGGGTTGCCGCCAAAGCCTTCGCTGCGAGGGAATACTTGGGTGGTCGACGCTTCACACTGCCAGGGATGTTCCTCTCAGTTCACCTTCATCAATCGAAAG CATCACTGTAGGAGGTGTGGGGGAATCTTTTGTGGCAGCTGTACTCAACAAAGAATGGTTTTACGTGGACAAGGTGATTCACCTGTGCGTATTTGTGAACCTTGTAAGAAACTAGAAGAGGCAGCACGGTTTGAGTTGCGACATGGACGCAGACCTGGGAGag GAAGCTTGAAATCAGCACCTAGAGATGAAGAAGAAGTTTTGAACCAGATTCTTGGTCAAGCCAGTGGCGAAGTTCCCAGCAGACAAAGATCAATTGGCATTGCATCTTCTTCGAGTAATTCCAATTTTGATGAAGACATACAAAAAATTGTCTCAAATGACAAGCCTAATGTTTTGGGTATTGATTTGGAATCCACCACTCCAGATGAGTTACGTAAGCAAGCTttggaggagaagaagaagcataaAATTCTGAAAGGAGAGGGGAAATCTGACGAGGCGTTGAGAGCTTTTAAGAGAGGGAAGGAACTTGAGAGGCAGGCTGATGCTTTggaaattcaattaagaaagtcTCGTAAGAAGAGTTTGCCTTCTGGAAACTTGTCTGACATGCTTAACAAAGGCATTCCTGCAGAGTCTGACAGAAAAACAAAGTCACTTTCTCATGTGGGTAGAGTAAAGGACGATCTTACTTCTGAACTTAGAGAGCTGGGATGGTCTGATATGGATCTACATAATGAAGACAAAAAGTCATCAAACTTGAGTTTGGAGGGTGAACTCTCATCACTGATTGGAGAAGTCTTTACAAAAACTGGTGAACAAAAGGGCAGCAAGATTGACAAGTCCCAAGTTGTTGCTCTGAAAAAAAATGCTCTAATGCTGAAGCGCGAGGGTAAGCTTGCAGAAGCCAAAGAGGAATTAAAAAGAgctaaaattttagaaaaggaACTGGAAGAACAAGAACTCCTTGCTGAAGCTGAAGATTCTGATGATGAGCTATCAGCATTAATTCGTGGCATGAATGATGATAAAGAATTATCAAATCTGCACGATCATGGGGATGGTTTTGATTTTGAACGCCTTTTGGCCATTCCTGATGACCTTCACGGTAATTTTGAAGTGACCGATGAGGATATGATGGACCCCGCAATAGCTGGTGCTTTGGAATCATTAGGTTGGACCGAACCTGAAAATACATCTTCCCAGTCACAAACCTTTGACAAAGAAGAATTGCTTAGTGAAATTCAGTCTCTTAAAAGAGAGGCTCTTAATCAAAAGCGAGCAGGTAATGCCGAAGAAGCAATGACATTCTTGAAAAAGGCAAAGTTATTAGAAAGGGGTCTTAACAGCTCTGGACCTGAAGATTATAATACTATGTCACAAAAATCCACTGCTGTAAGGAAAGGTGTGAGTTCTGAAATTGCTGGTAATGGATCAGACTCCATTCAATTAGATGAGAGAAATACCAGTGCCACTAATAATGTTGCTTCCAGAGTGGCACCAAAAAGCAGATTGATGATTCAAAGAGAGCTTTTGAGTTTGAAAAAGAAGGCTCTCACATTGAGAAGGGAAGGGAAAATGAATGAAGCAGAAGAAGAAATGCAGAAGGGTGCAGCTCTTGAACGTCAACTGATGGAGATGGACAAGGCTTCGAATGTTACAATATCACGGACAAATACCACTGATAATGTCCCACATACAGCACATATGGAAGCTGATTTCAGTAGAAATCTGCCACTTGAGGAAGGAAGTGAAGATGACGTAACAGATCAAGATATGTCTGATCCAACATATCTTTCATTCCTTAGGGACTTGGGTTGGAATGATGACAATAATGATCTTTCTAATTCTCCAAGCAAGCCTTTGAAGAAAGATGATGATCATTTTGTGCCTGTCAATGATGCTTCATTAAGTAAGCATTCTACAAATATCTTGGTTCAAGCGCCAAGAAGTAAAGCTGAAATTCAGAGGGAACTTTTGGGTTTAAAGAGAAAGGCCCTTGCTTTCAGGCGTGAAGGGAAAGCTGAAGATGCTGAGGAAGTTCTTAAAATGGCCAAAGCATTAGAAGCCCAGATGGCAGAGATGGATGCTGCAAAGAGTAAAGCACAGGTTGAGGCCACTGTCATGAAAGACAGACTTTTCAATCCTCCAGTTGATGAAGAAAGGGACATGGTTGTTTCAGAACAGGATATGCATGACCCTACATTGAATTCAATGCTTACTAATCTAGGTTGGAAGGATGATGAATCTGAACCTATGACTATAAAAGAAGAGCCAGTTAAGGAAGCTACTGTTAGGTCTAAACATACTGTGGATCTATCTGCACTTGATTCCTCTTCAGGCATTCCTGCTACAGCTTTGAGAAGTAAGGGAGAGATTCAAAGAGAACTTTTAACATTGAAAAGGAAGGCACTTGCTCTTAGGCGCAAGGGAGAGATAGAAGAGGCAGAGGAAATTTTGAGGCAGTCCAAAACTTTGGAAGCCCAAATAGAAGATTTTGCTAACCAGAACAAGTACTTGTCACTTAATGTTTCCATGGATGAACAATCTGTTCTGTCTGAATCATCAGTCTTCCAGGAAAGGCTTGGGAGTTTGGGAGTTGCTACTGAAGTTGATAATGCTTCAGCCTCATCTGTGGTTTGGTCAAGTAAGAATAGTTCTGAATCAACATTTGGTTTAGAAAGAATCAACAATGAGACAAATATTGCCATCTTAAGGAAGTCTAATAATTTAATTCCTGCAACCTCTCACTTTGCAGATGGTAAGCATTCATTATCTGCCGACGGGAGTACTTCAAGtgaaaatctttcaaaaaagatgaAAGCAGAAAAAATCATTGGTCATAGCTCCTCAGCTGGCCACTCTATGGATATGGTAGATTTACTTGCCAGTGATGATAGTAACATGTCTGAAATATTTACTCAAAAACATAAAGAATATAAACTTTGTTCAGCTAATTCATCTCAAGCTGATCCTACTATTCATTTGGACACTTCAGTGAATTTTAACCAAGATCGGGGATTCAAAAACAGTGATACAACTCAAAAAAGAGAAGTGATTGATGCAATTGAAAAGCCAAACATAAACAAGCCAAATGCTGTTCAGGATAATGCTTCTCAGCACCTCCTTACCTTGCGTCAGGAAATTTTGGCTCATAAAAGGAAGGCAGTTACTTTGAAAAGAGAAGGGAAACTAACAGAAGCTAAGGAGGAACTCCGGCAGGCCAAGCTGTTGGAGAAGGGCTTGGAGGATGGAAGTATGCAGCCAGACACTGCTTCTGCCTCTGTGAAGAATGTTGTACAAAAGAAACAAGAATTGTCAAATGTTAGTGCAAAACCATTGAGTAGCCGTGATCGATTTAAATTGCAACAGGAGTCTCTAGGGCACAAACGTCAAGCCCTAAAGCTACGGAGGGAAGGCCGAATAGAGGAAGCTGAAGCTTTGTTTGAACGGGCAAAGGCAATTGAAACCCAGTTGGAGGAGTTGACAGCTCAAGATTCCAATAAATCAGATGGTGTAGATGATGTGACTGTTGAGGATTTTCTCGATCCTCAACTCTTGTCTGCTCTGAAAGCTGTTGGACTTGATGATGTAAGTGTTGTGTCAAAAGCCCCAGAAAGAGAAGAGACTGTGAAATCCAATGCTAAAGTTGAAAACTCTAACCAAGAGAGAATTCAGCTAGAAGAAAgaatcaaagaagaaaaagtcaAGGCACTTAATTTGAAACGTTCTGGGAAACAAGCTGAAGCCTTAGATGCTCTTCGACGTGCCAAATTGTATGAAAAGAAGCTAAATTCATTGACATCTGGTTCATGA
- the LOC114419460 gene encoding uncharacterized protein LOC114419460 isoform X2, producing MLEKIGLPPKPSLRGNTWVVDASHCQGCSSQFTFINRKHHCRRCGGIFCGSCTQQRMVLRGQGDSPVRICEPCKKLEEAARFELRHGRRPGRGSLKSAPRDEEEVLNQILGQASGEVPSRQRSIGIASSSSNSNFDEDIQKIVSNDKPNVLGIDLESTTPDELRKQALEEKKKHKILKGEGKSDEALRAFKRGKELERQADALEIQLRKSRKKSLPSGNLSDMLNKGIPAESDRKTKSLSHVGRVKDDLTSELRELGWSDMDLHNEDKKSSNLSLEGELSSLIGEVFTKTGEQKGSKIDKSQVVALKKNALMLKREGKLAEAKEELKRAKILEKELEEQELLAEAEDSDDELSALIRGMNDDKELSNLHDHGDGFDFERLLAIPDDLHGNFEVTDEDMMDPAIAGALESLGWTEPENTSSQSQTFDKEELLSEIQSLKREALNQKRAGNAEEAMTFLKKAKLLERGLNSSGPEDYNTMSQKSTAVRKGVSSEIAGNGSDSIQLDERNTSATNNVASRVAPKSRLMIQRELLSLKKKALTLRREGKMNEAEEEMQKGAALERQLMEMDKASNVTISRTNTTDNVPHTAHMEADFSRNLPLEEGSEDDVTDQDMSDPTYLSFLRDLGWNDDNNDLSNSPSKPLKKDDDHFVPVNDASLSKHSTNILVQAPRSKAEIQRELLGLKRKALAFRREGKAEDAEEVLKMAKALEAQMAEMDAAKSKAQVEATVMKDRLFNPPVDEERDMVVSEQDMHDPTLNSMLTNLGWKDDESEPMTIKEEPVKEATVRSKHTVDLSALDSSSGIPATALRSKGEIQRELLTLKRKALALRRKGEIEEAEEILRQSKTLEAQIEDFANQNKYLSLNVSMDEQSVLSESSVFQERLGSLGVATEVDNASASSVVWSNGKHSLSADGSTSSENLSKKMKAEKIIGHSSSAGHSMDMVDLLASDDSNMSEIFTQKHKEYKLCSANSSQADPTIHLDTSVNFNQDRGFKNSDTTQKREVIDAIEKPNINKPNAVQDNASQHLLTLRQEILAHKRKAVTLKREGKLTEAKEELRQAKLLEKGLEDGSMQPDTASASVKNVVQKKQELSNVSAKPLSSRDRFKLQQESLGHKRQALKLRREGRIEEAEALFERAKAIETQLEELTAQDSNKSDGVDDVTVEDFLDPQLLSALKAVGLDDVSVVSKAPEREETVKSNAKVENSNQERIQLEERIKEEKVKALNLKRSGKQAEALDALRRAKLYEKKLNSLTSGS from the exons ATGTTGGAGAAGATCGGGTTGCCGCCAAAGCCTTCGCTGCGAGGGAATACTTGGGTGGTCGACGCTTCACACTGCCAGGGATGTTCCTCTCAGTTCACCTTCATCAATCGAAAG CATCACTGTAGGAGGTGTGGGGGAATCTTTTGTGGCAGCTGTACTCAACAAAGAATGGTTTTACGTGGACAAGGTGATTCACCTGTGCGTATTTGTGAACCTTGTAAGAAACTAGAAGAGGCAGCACGGTTTGAGTTGCGACATGGACGCAGACCTGGGAGag GAAGCTTGAAATCAGCACCTAGAGATGAAGAAGAAGTTTTGAACCAGATTCTTGGTCAAGCCAGTGGCGAAGTTCCCAGCAGACAAAGATCAATTGGCATTGCATCTTCTTCGAGTAATTCCAATTTTGATGAAGACATACAAAAAATTGTCTCAAATGACAAGCCTAATGTTTTGGGTATTGATTTGGAATCCACCACTCCAGATGAGTTACGTAAGCAAGCTttggaggagaagaagaagcataaAATTCTGAAAGGAGAGGGGAAATCTGACGAGGCGTTGAGAGCTTTTAAGAGAGGGAAGGAACTTGAGAGGCAGGCTGATGCTTTggaaattcaattaagaaagtcTCGTAAGAAGAGTTTGCCTTCTGGAAACTTGTCTGACATGCTTAACAAAGGCATTCCTGCAGAGTCTGACAGAAAAACAAAGTCACTTTCTCATGTGGGTAGAGTAAAGGACGATCTTACTTCTGAACTTAGAGAGCTGGGATGGTCTGATATGGATCTACATAATGAAGACAAAAAGTCATCAAACTTGAGTTTGGAGGGTGAACTCTCATCACTGATTGGAGAAGTCTTTACAAAAACTGGTGAACAAAAGGGCAGCAAGATTGACAAGTCCCAAGTTGTTGCTCTGAAAAAAAATGCTCTAATGCTGAAGCGCGAGGGTAAGCTTGCAGAAGCCAAAGAGGAATTAAAAAGAgctaaaattttagaaaaggaACTGGAAGAACAAGAACTCCTTGCTGAAGCTGAAGATTCTGATGATGAGCTATCAGCATTAATTCGTGGCATGAATGATGATAAAGAATTATCAAATCTGCACGATCATGGGGATGGTTTTGATTTTGAACGCCTTTTGGCCATTCCTGATGACCTTCACGGTAATTTTGAAGTGACCGATGAGGATATGATGGACCCCGCAATAGCTGGTGCTTTGGAATCATTAGGTTGGACCGAACCTGAAAATACATCTTCCCAGTCACAAACCTTTGACAAAGAAGAATTGCTTAGTGAAATTCAGTCTCTTAAAAGAGAGGCTCTTAATCAAAAGCGAGCAGGTAATGCCGAAGAAGCAATGACATTCTTGAAAAAGGCAAAGTTATTAGAAAGGGGTCTTAACAGCTCTGGACCTGAAGATTATAATACTATGTCACAAAAATCCACTGCTGTAAGGAAAGGTGTGAGTTCTGAAATTGCTGGTAATGGATCAGACTCCATTCAATTAGATGAGAGAAATACCAGTGCCACTAATAATGTTGCTTCCAGAGTGGCACCAAAAAGCAGATTGATGATTCAAAGAGAGCTTTTGAGTTTGAAAAAGAAGGCTCTCACATTGAGAAGGGAAGGGAAAATGAATGAAGCAGAAGAAGAAATGCAGAAGGGTGCAGCTCTTGAACGTCAACTGATGGAGATGGACAAGGCTTCGAATGTTACAATATCACGGACAAATACCACTGATAATGTCCCACATACAGCACATATGGAAGCTGATTTCAGTAGAAATCTGCCACTTGAGGAAGGAAGTGAAGATGACGTAACAGATCAAGATATGTCTGATCCAACATATCTTTCATTCCTTAGGGACTTGGGTTGGAATGATGACAATAATGATCTTTCTAATTCTCCAAGCAAGCCTTTGAAGAAAGATGATGATCATTTTGTGCCTGTCAATGATGCTTCATTAAGTAAGCATTCTACAAATATCTTGGTTCAAGCGCCAAGAAGTAAAGCTGAAATTCAGAGGGAACTTTTGGGTTTAAAGAGAAAGGCCCTTGCTTTCAGGCGTGAAGGGAAAGCTGAAGATGCTGAGGAAGTTCTTAAAATGGCCAAAGCATTAGAAGCCCAGATGGCAGAGATGGATGCTGCAAAGAGTAAAGCACAGGTTGAGGCCACTGTCATGAAAGACAGACTTTTCAATCCTCCAGTTGATGAAGAAAGGGACATGGTTGTTTCAGAACAGGATATGCATGACCCTACATTGAATTCAATGCTTACTAATCTAGGTTGGAAGGATGATGAATCTGAACCTATGACTATAAAAGAAGAGCCAGTTAAGGAAGCTACTGTTAGGTCTAAACATACTGTGGATCTATCTGCACTTGATTCCTCTTCAGGCATTCCTGCTACAGCTTTGAGAAGTAAGGGAGAGATTCAAAGAGAACTTTTAACATTGAAAAGGAAGGCACTTGCTCTTAGGCGCAAGGGAGAGATAGAAGAGGCAGAGGAAATTTTGAGGCAGTCCAAAACTTTGGAAGCCCAAATAGAAGATTTTGCTAACCAGAACAAGTACTTGTCACTTAATGTTTCCATGGATGAACAATCTGTTCTGTCTGAATCATCAGTCTTCCAGGAAAGGCTTGGGAGTTTGGGAGTTGCTACTGAAGTTGATAATGCTTCAGCCTCATCTGTGGTTTGGTCAA ATGGTAAGCATTCATTATCTGCCGACGGGAGTACTTCAAGtgaaaatctttcaaaaaagatgaAAGCAGAAAAAATCATTGGTCATAGCTCCTCAGCTGGCCACTCTATGGATATGGTAGATTTACTTGCCAGTGATGATAGTAACATGTCTGAAATATTTACTCAAAAACATAAAGAATATAAACTTTGTTCAGCTAATTCATCTCAAGCTGATCCTACTATTCATTTGGACACTTCAGTGAATTTTAACCAAGATCGGGGATTCAAAAACAGTGATACAACTCAAAAAAGAGAAGTGATTGATGCAATTGAAAAGCCAAACATAAACAAGCCAAATGCTGTTCAGGATAATGCTTCTCAGCACCTCCTTACCTTGCGTCAGGAAATTTTGGCTCATAAAAGGAAGGCAGTTACTTTGAAAAGAGAAGGGAAACTAACAGAAGCTAAGGAGGAACTCCGGCAGGCCAAGCTGTTGGAGAAGGGCTTGGAGGATGGAAGTATGCAGCCAGACACTGCTTCTGCCTCTGTGAAGAATGTTGTACAAAAGAAACAAGAATTGTCAAATGTTAGTGCAAAACCATTGAGTAGCCGTGATCGATTTAAATTGCAACAGGAGTCTCTAGGGCACAAACGTCAAGCCCTAAAGCTACGGAGGGAAGGCCGAATAGAGGAAGCTGAAGCTTTGTTTGAACGGGCAAAGGCAATTGAAACCCAGTTGGAGGAGTTGACAGCTCAAGATTCCAATAAATCAGATGGTGTAGATGATGTGACTGTTGAGGATTTTCTCGATCCTCAACTCTTGTCTGCTCTGAAAGCTGTTGGACTTGATGATGTAAGTGTTGTGTCAAAAGCCCCAGAAAGAGAAGAGACTGTGAAATCCAATGCTAAAGTTGAAAACTCTAACCAAGAGAGAATTCAGCTAGAAGAAAgaatcaaagaagaaaaagtcaAGGCACTTAATTTGAAACGTTCTGGGAAACAAGCTGAAGCCTTAGATGCTCTTCGACGTGCCAAATTGTATGAAAAGAAGCTAAATTCATTGACATCTGGTTCATGA